One window of the Trifolium pratense cultivar HEN17-A07 linkage group LG2, ARS_RC_1.1, whole genome shotgun sequence genome contains the following:
- the LOC123905066 gene encoding CSC1-like protein At1g69450, protein MIVSALLTSVGINTALCVLFITLYSILRKQPSNYEVYVPRLLVKGTSKRRSHFNLERLIPSAGWVAKAWRLSEEELYSLSGLDGVVFMRIITFSVRIFTFAGVIGIFVLLPVNCWGNQLEDFDVANFTSNSLDVFTISNVNSGSKWLWVHFCAVYVVTGFICVLLFYEYKHVSSRRISYFYSAKPQPHHFTILVNSIPTSSSSISDSVDSFFKELYPSDYLSHVVVRRTSKIRSLLNDANNMYKRVAQLQPDPNKQKIKNGAISRLFGRKTNHIERYEKMLEEIEENVRLRQSEASLTGEARAAFVFFRTRFAAAAAFHLQQSVNPTQWTTELAPEPRDVYWPFFSESFIRRWISKLVILLVSTVFTISFLVPVVFVQGLTNLSQLKTLFPFLTSILTIKFVSQIITGYLPSLILQLFLQLVPPAMEFLSTIQGYISHSDIEMSATTKVLWFTVWNVFFATAFSGSILSMTSVILNPKVIPGKLAIVVPAQASFFITYVVTSGWTSVSSELFRIFPYILNLITRLFKSPDDEFELPYMPYHKDIPRVLFFGLLGITYFFLAPLILPFVLAYFCLAYIIYKNQFMNVYAPRYETAGKFWPTVHNSMIFSLVLMHIIAVGFFALKKLSLASSMTVPLPILTLLFNEYCRKRFLPIFVGYSAETLIKKDRENQNDPTMTEFYNNLVDVYKDPALVPIQYSSNTNSLSSPLISSA, encoded by the exons ATGATTGTGTCAGCTCTTTTGACATCTGTTGGGATCAACACAGCGTTGTGTGTGTTATTCATCACACTGTATTCTATATTGAGGAAACAACCAAGCAATTATGAAGTTTATGTTCCTCGCTTGTTGGTTAAAGGAACTTCTAAGAGGAGAAGTCATTTCAATTTAGAAAGACTTATACCTTCAGCAGGTTGGGTTGCTAAAGCCTGGAGACTTTCCGAGGAGGAGCTGTACTCATTATCAGGGTTAGATGGTGTTGTCTTTATGCGTATCATAACCTTCAG CGTGAGAATATTTACTTTTGCTGGGGTTATAGGAATCTTTGTGCTTCTTCCAGTCAATTGCTGGGGAAATCAGCTAGAAGATTTTGATGTTGCTAACTTTACCAGTAACTCATTGGATGTGTTCACTATATCAAATGTAAACAGTGGCTCTAAATG GTTATGGGTACACTTCTGTGCTGTATATGTTGTCACTGGATTCATATGCGTACTCCTTTTTTAT GAATATAAACATGTATCTTCTAGAAGAATTTCTTACTTTTATTCAGCCAAACCCCAGCCTCATCACTTCACCATTTTAGTTAACAGCATTCCCACTTCTTCTAGCAGCATTAGTGACAGTGTTGACAGCTTCTTTAAAGAGCTTTATCCTTCTGATTATTTGTCACATGTGGTTGTTCGTCGTACAAGCAAAATCCGAAGTCTCCTG AATGATGCGAACAATATGTATAAAAGGGTTGCACAATTACAACCGGATCCCAATAAGCAAAAGATTAAGAATGGAGCCATTTCTCGACTTTTTGGCCGAAAAACTAATCACATAGAGCGCTACGAAAAGATGTTAGAGGAAATTGAGGAGAATGTAAGATTGAGACAGTCAGAGGCTTCATTGACAGGAGAA GCTCGAGCTGCATTTGTATTCTTCAGGACTCGTTTTGCTGCTGCAGCTGCTTTCCATTTGCAGCAATCAGTCAATCCAACACAGTGGACTACTGAGTTGGCTCCAGAACCTCGTGATGTTTACTGGCCTTTCTTCTCGGAATCGTTCATACGAAGATGGATTTCTAAGTTGGTGATTTTGCTTGTGTCTACTGTTTTCACTATTTCGTTCCTTGTACCGGTAGTATTCGTACAAGGGCTTACCAACTTGAGTCAATTGAAAACTTTGTTTCCCTTCTTGACAAGTATTCTAACCAT AAAATTTGTCAGTCAGATAATTACCGGATATCTTCCCAGTCTAATTCTTCAGTTGTTTCTGCAACTGGTGCCACCTGCCATGGAGTTCCTGTCCACTATTCAAGGATACATCTCACATAGTGATATAGAAATGAGTGCAACTACTAAAGTGTTGTGGTTCACAGTATGGAATGTTTTTTTTGCGACTGCATTTTCTGGGTCAATTCTTTCTATGACGTCTGTCATCCTTAATCCTAAGGTCATTCCTGGAAAGTTGGCAATTGTGGTTCCCGCACAG GCATCATTCTTTATTACTTATGTTGTAACGTCAGGATGGACAAGTGTGTCATCAGAACTGTTTCGTATATTTccttatattttgaatttgataacAAGGCTATTCAAAAGTCCGGATGATGAATTTGAACTTCCATATATGCCATACCACAAGGATATTCCAAGGGTCCTTTTCTTTGGACTTCTTGGTATTACATATTTCTTCCTAGCTCCACTAATTTTACCGTTCGTCTTGGCCTACTTTTGTCTGGCATACATCATTTACAAAAACCAG TTTATGAATGTATATGCACCAAGGTATGAAACTGCAGGAAAATTTTGGCCTACTGTGCACAATTCAATGATATTTTCTCTAGTACTCATGCACATCATTGCGGTGGgattttttgcattgaaaaaacTCTCCCTAGCATCTAGCATGACGGTTCCTCTACCAATCCTCACGCTTTTATTTAATGAGTACTGCCGCAAAAGATTCCTACCGATATTTGTTGGATACTCTGCAGAG ACTTTGATAAAAAAGGACAGGGAAAACCAAAATGATCCTACAATGACCGAGTTTTACAACAATTTGGTAGATGTTTACAAAGATCCTGCTTTGGTTCCAATTCAATACTCATCAAACACCAACAGTCTTTCCAGTCCCCTTATATCTTCAGCTTAA